Genomic window (Chryseobacterium bernardetii):
TTAAAATATTTAACAGGAACCCACAGAAAACCGAAACATTCTCCATCTTCTTTTCCCAAATGTTTGTGATGCTGCTTATGGGCTCGCCTGATGGCAAGGAAATACGGGTTCTTTGTTTGGGTAAAAACCTTTGCTCTCTGATGGATAAAAATATCATGTACAAAGAAATAGGCCATCCCGTAAAGGCTTATTCCGAGACCGATAAAAAACCAATAACTGAAATTCTGCTTTACTCCCATGTATAATAAAGCAATAGCCGGACTTGCAAAAATGAAAAAGAACAGATCATTTCTTTCAAGTTTCCCATTATGACTATGATCATGATGATCTCTGTGCAGACTCCACAGAAAACCATGCATAATATACCGGTGGATAAGCCATGTAGCCCCTTCCATGGAAATAAATACCCCTATAACGATCAGAAAATTCATTTTAATTATGCTTATTGTTAAAAAGGTCACTCAAAACCCTGTATCTGAAATCGAAAATACTTTTGAGTTTTTCTTTTACAAATAGCTGATGAGCTATTTTACCTAAAACCCCCAGCGGGAGTTCATAATCTACAGTATCTTTCATAAGTACCCCGTTGTCATTAGGAATAAATTCATGAAAATGATTCCAGTGTTTATACGGACCTTCTTTCTGAAAGTCTGTAAAGCTCTTACCGTCTTCTACCTGGCTGATAATGGTCTTCCACCTCATGGGAATTCCTAACAAGGGAGAGACCGTGTAATCTATTTCCATTCCTTTAAAAATAGGCTTATCCTTTACATCTGAAAGAACCACAAAATTCATGCTCTCAGGGGTTATCTCTGATAAATTATGAGGAGATGAGAAAAACTTCCATGCTGTTTCAATAGTGCAATTCAGCTGCTGCTCTCTATATAACCTGTACATCATTATTTTTTATTGATTTATTATACTTTCCAAAGAATTAATTTTTCATCAATTCAACTGTCAGAAATAAGCAGATTTGTAACGTATATAGCTTTTAAACGCCACCAGCAGCTTTTGTGAATTAGCAATTCTTATTCTTTGCTGCAACATATTCTGAGAACTTGTTTTCTTTATTTTTTCAAACAAAGACATGTAGTATCTGTATGCCAGGTAAACTCCAAATATGGAAGATCCCGGCAGCTTTTTAATACCCTGCAATGCTTCTTTGAATTCTTCTTCAATTTCTTTTTCAATACTGGCTTTTATTGTATTATCAAAGACAGACATATTCAAAGATGGAAAATAGGTTCGTCCTAAAATCTGATAATCATCTTTCAGATCCCGTAAAAAATTAACTTTCTGAAAAGCAGATCCAAGCTTCATCGCAAACGGTTTAAGTGCTTCATATTGCTGTTTATTACCTTCTGTAAATATCTGCAGGCACATCAGACCAACCACTTCCGCAGATCCGTAGATATACTCTTTATACAACTCTGAGTTATAATCAATTGAATGGAGATCCATCTCCATGCTGTGTAAAAACTGATCTATCAATTGCAGATCAATATCATACTGGCGAACGGTTTCCTGAAATGAATGCAGAATAGGATTGAGGGAAATCCTATCTTCCAGTGCATCATAGGTTTCTGCCTTTAACCTTTTCAGAAGCTTTTCTTTATCATAGCCATGAAAACTGTCTACAATTTCATCCGCAAGGCGCACGTACCCATAAACAGCATAAACAGCCGGTCTGATGGATGGCTTCAATGCAAGTATTCCCAATGAAAAGCTGGTACTGTATTTTTGAGTAGTGTACTTACTGACTTCGTAAGACAATTCATCAAACAATTTTTTCATATTATTTCATTTTTAGTTTACTAACTTCAGCTGCTACAATTTTCCCGGAGATTATTGATGGAGGAACTCCTGGCCCCGGAACAGTTAACTGCCCTGTATAGAAAAGATTACTGATCTTTCTGTTTCTTATTTTAGGTTTCAGGACCGCCGTCTGCGATAATGTATTGGATAATCCATAGGCATTCCCCTGATAAGCATTATAATCTGAAATAAAATCACTTACACAATAACTTCTTTTATATTCGATCCTGGAAACAAGATCTGTTTCACCGGTATGTTTCTCAATTCTTTCAAGCATTTCTACAAGATATTTTTCTCTTACAGACTCTTCATCATGTATTCCCGGTGCAAGAGGTAACAGTAAAAAAAGATTTTCACAGTTTTCAGGAGCTACATCAGGATCTGTTCTGGATGGACAACATGAATAAAAAAGAGGTTCAGACGGCCATTTCTTATTTTTATAAATACAGTCTATATGATTGTCAAGCTCATTTTCGAAAAATAAAGTATGATGTTTTAAATGAGGAATTCTCCCTTTGATCCCGAGATAATAAATAAGACAGGAAGGGGCAAAAGTTCTCGTTTCCCAATACGCATCATTATAGTTCCTTAGAGATTGCGGTATTAATGTTTCTGTGTGATGATAATCAGATGACGCTATTACTGCATCAAATTCATAATCCTTACCTTCTATTGTTATTGAAACAGCCTTTCCGTTCTCCGTATTTATTTTCTGTACATTATGATTAAAATGAAAAGCTACCCCCTCTTTTTCTGCTACTTCTTTCATAGCAAGAACAAGCTGATAAAATCCTCCCATCGGATATTTTGTTCCCAAAACATACCCTCCGTAGTTCATAAGACTGTAAAGGGCAGGAATATGCTTCGGAGAAGCTCCAAGAAATATAACAGGAAATTCCATCAGTGACCTGAGCTTCGGATCATCAAAATAGCCTGAAACATACTTCCTGAAATCACTTAAAAGATCTAGCTTCAGTGCACTTCCTGCTATTTTCAAAGAAGCGAATTCAAGCCAGTTATAACAGGGTTTTGTTACAAAATCTTTCATTCCCACTTCATATTTATATTGAGCAGACTGCATAAATTTATCATATTGCCCGGCTGCTCCGTGTTCTATACTTTCAAACAGATCGCGGATATCTTCATTTTTCTCAGGAACAGAAACCTTGTCTTTTGCAAAGACCATCTCAAACTGAGGATTCAAAGAAAGCAGTTCAAAAAAATCGGATGCTTTACAATTAAAATCAGCGAAAAAACTTTCAATAATGTCCGGCATCCAATACCAGCTGGGTCCCATATCAAAAACATATCCCTCATCTGTCTTAAACTGTCTTGCTCGGCCGCCAGGCTGGTTATGCTTCTCAAATACATGCACTTCATTTCCTGATTTTGCAGCATAGGCCGCAGCAGACAGCCCGGAAAATCCAGAACCTATTACCGCAATTCTCTTTCTTAAGTTTCCAGTATTCATTGTTATTTATTTAATAGTTTTAACAGGAGCTTTAACCCTGAATCAGTTAAGTCTTTTATACGCAGCATCCAGCAAATCTCTATATTCCAGTTTCTTACGATAAAGAGAATCGTGAAATTCATCCAGTTTAGAGAGTATGGCTATGAGCAGCATTTGTTCAGAGTAGTTCAGATTGCCTACTACCACCCTTGAAGCTTTACGGATTTCATCCATATGCTCTTCCAATACAGCAAGCCCTTTTTCTGTTATCTGGATATGTTTTGTTCTTTTATCCTGTGGGGACACTGTCTGCACTGCCCAACCATTACGGATTAAACGGTTAATGATAAGTATACCTGGAGATTTCTCATGCACATTATGTCTAATTAAATCCATTTTGGTCATGGCTCCCATAGTTTTGAGGCTTATCAGATAAATAAAATCATCCTGACTTGAAAAAACTGAACTGCCGATTGAGCGGGAGTAAGATTTTGCATACTTCCCCATTCTTATCAATAAGGTATTGATGATGCTATCAGAACTTCTTCCGGACTCCTTCCCTATCCAATCCGGATCTTCTGACCCGGAACCAGCTTTATGGGAAGCGTTGATCCATTCTGTAAACCCCTGAAGATCGTTGCTGTATATCGTTTTACCCTCATTTTGTTCTACAAATTGCTGAACAAGTTCTACAACTGCTTTTATAAGATCAAAATTCATATCAAACAAATTAGTATACAAATATACTTATTAAAGTGTATAAATACACTTTAATTTTAATTTTATTTTTAAAATCTTAGAATCACCAATTGCTTATTTTAAATAATTTAATAAAAAACAAAACATAAATATATGATTTACAGTAAATTAAATATAAAACATAAAAAAACCTGCCCCTAAAAGACAGGTTGAAATAAATATACTTTTATATTGTTATTAATTAAAATAGTATATAAATAAACAAAAGAACATTGGAACACAATTATCCGATACCAATAAGCATTATTTAAATACGCATTGAAAACAGCTTAACACATACAGGAATAAATCCTATTGACACCGCTATAAAAACAGCAACTCTAATATAGTTCAGTAATTGCCACCTTGAAATCCTGGCAGTAATAGTATCTGTGAGAGACGGCTGATCTGACATTCCCTGGAAATCTATAATATTGGGTGCAAAATAGGATAAAGTCCAGATCCGTACTAATAAATGGACAGCAAACAATACGATAAGCCAATTTCTTACAGGGTCTATTTTCCAGCAGAAAATAACAGCCATAATAAAAACAACTTCATGAATTGAATGAAATACAATCCAAAAGGTTTTTAAACTCATTCCGTTATCGTCAGATAAAATTTTCAAACTCTGAGGCGGCGAAGCAGTCCATTTGGGAACCAAAACCAGCGTTTCAAAAACCTGAGCTCCATTAATAAAAAAATAAATGACAGTGGCCAGGCACAACCATATTTCAGCTCTATGCAAATAATTTACAGTTATATTTTCCATTATTATTGTTTTTAAGTTTTATTCAGATTATCTGTAAAATCCTTCATAACATTAACCGCCATTTGGAAATAACGCTCAATAATTTTTATCTCATCTTCAGAAAAGCTATTGATAACAGGAGCTGTTTTTTCCTGTAAATCATTAAATAACGGCTGCAAAAGTTTCATACTATTCTGAAGATCAGGGATAATAATAACTTTTCTTCTATCATCGCGGGTGAACTTTCTATGGATGAGCCCTTTAGATTCAAGGCGGTCCAAAAGACCTGTTACGGCCCCTTTTGTTAATCCGGTAAGCTTTGAAACTTCACCCGCAGTCAATTTCTCATGTTGCAGAATAAGCCCCAGGTATTTATGGTCAGAACCTGTTAAACCTGCTTTCCTGGCGATTGCTTCATGCATCAGTAAGGAGGCATCAGAATACTGTCTACTGACTGCCCTAAAACGAAGAATTAATTCATCAGACATATTGTTTATTAAATAAATAGTTTAGAAACAAAACTAAATATATTTAATGACATTAAAAAATATTTTGGGAGCAACTTTTCAAAATAAAAAAAAGCGGACTAAAGCCGCTTGATAGTGATTAAAATTTAATCTTTTATCAGATAGGAGCAAAACAATATAAACACATCCAGCGTCCCTCATTATTTGCCGCTTCAGCATCAAATAGATAAAGCCCCTTACTCACAATATATTCTCTCTGACCTTGAGTATCACCCCCTCCGGATATAGTGGTTATATAAATAATGGCACCATCCTGCGCCGCACCATATAAAGTATTGCCTTTTGCTGTAAGCTCTGCTAATGTTAATCTTGGAGGCAATAATCCGTCAATTTTCAGAGCTTCCTTTTTTGCAGTTATATCTAAGGTAGCTTTTGGATCATCTGTGTTAATTCCTGTTTGAGCAGACAGGTAAGATGCTGCAGTAATAAAAATAATGCTTAAAAACCTTTTCATATTGATTATAAATTTAACTGTGAATAATTTTTTAATAATAAGAAAATCCTGTAAATATATAATATTTAATTTTTTTCTGGATAAACGTTTAACCAAATTTAATAACCTTGATAAAATAATGTAACAATTTGTTAATACTAAAATAATCATAAAAATGCAACTAATTGAAATACAGATAATTAAAGTTAAATTAAAAAATCCGCGAAATTACATTATTTTCTTAAACCACCAAAAAAATCCGCTATTGTTTTTTTACTATTTTATGAAATACTTTTGCGTTCTAAATAATCAAATGAAAAGACCTTCTATAAAAGATATAGCTACACTGGCAGGAGTTTCCGTTGCCACAGTATCGTATGTTCTTAACAAAAAGGAGGGCCAGCGCATCAGTGAAGAAACAAGAAAAAAAATTTTTAACATTGCTGAAACGATTAACTACACTCCCAATAAAATAGCAAAAAGCCTTAAAACCAATACGACAAAGCTTCTTGGGCTTATTGTTGCAGATATATCAAATGAGTTTTACTCGCATATGGCAAGGAACCTGGAAGACAAGGCTCTAAAATTAGGCTATACACTGATTATCGGCAGTTCTGATGAAAATGCAGAAAAATTTAAAAAGCTTACAGAGCTCTTTTCACAGCAACAGGTAGACGGAATGATTGTTGCCCCGGTAGCAGGATCAGAAAAAACACTTGAAAACCTCATCAATAATAAGTACCCTATTGTTACCATCGACAGATATCTTAAAGAAGTTGAAATTGCAGGCATAACAATCAATAATCAAGAAATTGCAGAAACCACAACTCATTTACTGCTTAAAAAAGATTTTAGTACAATAATATACATCGGATATAAAACTGAACTTCCTCACCTGCTAGACCGCCAGTATGGTTTTGAAAAGGCAGTAAGATCTTCAGAAAAGCCAGTGGAAGTACAATATATTCTGGTAGGATTAGATAATATAGCAAAGGAAGTACATTTGCAGCTTGAAATGATGCTTGGAAAAACACCGGCGAATGCAGCACTCTATTTTTCCAGTAATAAACTTGCAGTAGCCGGATTATCCTATATTGTCAAAAATAATATAAAAGTTCCGGAGCAGGTATCAGTTGTAGCATTTGATGAAACGGATGCATATGACCTTTTCCCAACAGAGATCACTTACATCCAACAGCCTATTGAGGAAATGGCTGAAGAAGCTATTAAGCTGCTGGATGAACAGATCAGTAATTATACAGCAACAGGAAAACGGGTAACATTATCCGCAAAACTGGTTCCTAAAGCATCTTTAAAATAACCAATTTTTATATAAAATATTTTTTTTAAATACTAACTTAAACGTTTAACCTTTATGATAACAAATCAATCCAACTATGCCGTATGCTTCGGAGAAGTCCTTTGGGACATCTTCCCTTCCGGTTCCAGAGCTGGTGGTGCCCCTTTTAATGTAGCCTACAATCTTTTTAAAATGGGAATTGATACCAAAATGCTCAGCAGGATAGGAAACGATCAATTAGGACACCAGCTTCTTAACCAAATTGAGGATTGGGGAATAACAACAGATTTTATTCAGATAGACCAGGAAAAGGCTACAGGAACAGTACTTGCTGATTTTGATGAGCATGGAGAAGCTAAATATGATATTGTACAGGAAGTTGCCTGGGACTATATCCGGACTCTTCCGGAACATAAGGAACTTATTCAGCATTCAGAGGCATTTGTTTTTGGGAGTCTGGTTACAAGGAGTGAAACTTCCCAAAATACGCTGCTGGAACTTTTGGAGTATTCAAAATTTAGGGTTTTTGATGTCAATTTCCGTCCTCCTTTTATCAATTTTGAATTCATCAAAAAATTATTGCATAAAGCTGACCTTGTTAAAATGAATAAGGCAGAGCTTAGAACAATTCTTGAATATCTGGGTGAAGATTATATTGATGAAGATACCAGCATCAGACATATTCAAACTTATTTTAATCTGAATGAAATTGTTCTTACCAAAGGAAGCAAAGGTGCAAGATATTTTGTAGGTGATACTGCTTATAATTTCCCGGCTGTTCATATTGAGATTGCAGACACTGTGGGCAGTGGAGATTCATTTCTGGCCGGCTTCCTGTCTAAAAGAATTCTGGGAAAATCCCCGGAAGAGATTATGAAACAGGCAACGGCACTGGGAGCTTTTATCACTTCGAAATCCGGAGCATGCCCGGATTATACTTATGAAGATTTCAAGGCATTCAGTGAAGAAAACAGCTGTAAAACCTCTTAAAACACACTATATGAATACTCCAAAATTTACAGATAAAAAATACTATATCATCCTGTCCTTCGTTACTTCCCTATTCTTTTTCTGGGCCATTGCGCTTACCATGGGTGATGTACTGAATAAACATTTTCAGAATGTTCTTCACATTTCAAAATCCAAATCAGGGCTGGTACAGCTTTCCATTTTTGGGGCTTATGCACTTATGGGCATTCCGGCAGGCCTGTTTATGAAAAAATTGGGCTATAAATTGGGCGTAATTTTAGGTCTGTCATTGTTTGCATTGGGATCTTTCTTGTTTATTCCGGCAGCTAATACTTCTTCATTTGACTTTTTCAGATTAGCCCTTTTTGTACTGGCAATGGGAATGGCAACCCTTGAAACTGTAGCTCATCCTTTTGTAGCTGCTTTGGGTGACGAAAGAACAAGTGATCAAAGAGTAAACTTCGCCCAGTCCTTTAATGGTTTGGGGGCTATCATTGGCCCCCTGCTGGGCGGCTATTTCATTTTCGGAACTCCTGATTCGGGAACCGGTTCTCTGGATTCTGTAAAAAATCTTTATACATGGATTGGTATTGTAATTCTGGCAATCACTATTATTTTCAGCTTTATCAGAGTTCCTGATCTCAAAGATCCTCATGCGGAAGATATTATTATTTCAGAAAATGAGAATGGAGAAGACCTTACTGTATCGGATCCTCATGCACCGCTCTATAAGCAAAGGCATTTTATATTTGCAGTCATTGCCCAGTTTTTTAATATTGCCGCACAGGGCGGAACATGGGCTTATTTTATCAATTACGGGGTTGAGAAAATGCACCTGCCCGAGATACAGGCATCTTATTATTTTTCCTTAAGTATGGCCATGATGATGATCGGCAGATTTATCGGAACCTTCCTGATGAGGTTCATTGCTCCCAATAAGTTGCTGGCAATCTTTACTGCATGCAATATTGTTCTTTGTCTGATTATTTCTCAGAGTTTCGGATGGGTCTCATTCATAAGTCTTATTTTACTCAATTTGTTCCTGAGTGTAATGTATCCTACAATCTTCAGCCTTGGACTTAAAAGATTAGGGTCAAAAGTTCAGCAGGCTTCATCATTCCTGGTTATGGCTATGTTTGGAGGAGCTGTTTTTCCCCCGATAATGGGTAGAATTGCAGAAAAAGATATTGCTCATGCTTATCTCCTTCCCATTCTCTGCTACGTGGTTATTTTACTATTTGCATTAAAGTTCTACAAGCCTAAAACACTTAAATAATCCCTATGAAAACAAAGCTTTTATTAGCCTGGTGCATTTTACTTGTATGTGCCGGCGGGGGAACTAATGCCCAGATCACAATAAGCAACAAAAAATTTTCCTTTGGGACAACCGGCAGAATTGGAGCGGGTTATTCCCCGAATGCCGATGGAAAAACAGGAAGACAGCTGAATCTGAACAATCAGGGATCTTTAGGAGGCAGAATGGATCAGGGAGATTATGTAGACTTTTTACCCGCTTTCCACTTTAGCCCGGTGGTAAATGGTGACAGTACAAAAAGTACAAAAATCGATATGCAGGCAAGACTGAGCTTTTACTCTGGCGGTACTTTCCTGGGAAATGTAGATTCAAAATCCAATCAGGGAATGATTATTGCCCTTCCGGAAGCATTTGTTGAGGCCAGAAATATTATGGGAAGTGACTGGGATGTATGGGCAGGATCAAGATGGCTGAGGTATGATGACATTCATATTGCAGATTATTTCTATTTTGATGACCATTCGGCAACCGGTTGGGGAGTAAGACATAAAAATACAAGGTTTTCAATGTTTTTCCCGGCAGCTATTGATACCGCAGCCAGCAATTCAACTCCATATTCTTATACGAATGTGATTAGCGGATCAAAAAACCTTATCTACAGGCAGAGAGAAGTTTTTGTCCTGGAGCATACACTGCCATTTAAAAATGCAAAGCATAAGCTGAAATTGCTGGCAGAATTTCATCATGTAGAAAAGTCAGGCGAAAATTCCGTTGAGCAATATCCATCAGACCGGGGCTGGGTTTTTGGAGCTAAATTAAATACAGACATCCCAACAAAAATCCCCGGTTCATTCAATCAGATTTCTGTGAGATATGGAACCGGAATTGCCAATGGGGGCGATAATGGAAATACACAGACCTGGCGTACCTACGGAGCCCCGGATGAGATCACGAAAACATACAAAGGAGCCTACTCTTTTACTGTTGTTGAACATTTTCTCTGGAATATCTCAAACCGTTGGTCACTTAATCCCTATGCCGTTTTCACCAAAAGTAAAGGAGGTTCAGCCAGCAATGATAAAGCTGCAGACTATTATAACCGTGAAATTTTCAACAGGAAAACAGAATTTAATACGGGAATCAGAGCCACTTATTATTTTAACAACTGGTTTCATATTCTTTCTGAGTTTCATTATGCAACACGGAAAAACGGAACCCAGAATGCAGCATCAATGATGAAACTGGTCCTGGCTCCCACCATTGTTCCCACTGCGGAACGAAGTGTCTGGGCAAGGCCCCACATCCGTTTTATTGCAGAAGTATCAAGATATAATGATCAGGCTATGAACAGCCTTTATTCACCGTTTTTACAACAGTCAGGTGCAAAAAGATTCGGAACTTATTTCGGAATACGGACAGAATGGTGGATCTTTTAATATAAAATAAAGAAAATATATGAATATAAAATTTGGAGCTTCCCTACTCTCATGGATCACTCCGCTATGGGACGCAGAATCAGGAAAATATGCTATAGAAAAAACCGCACAGGCAGGGTTTGACCTCATCGAAATACTGTTACCGAATTCAATGAACTTTGATGCAGCTACGGTAAAAAAACAGCTCAAAGAGAATCATCTGGAAGTTGTATGCTCATTAAATCTTCCAAAAGAGGCTCATATTGCGTTTTATCCTGAAGCTGCAGAAAAACTGATCAAAAAAGCAATTGATAAAGCAGATGAACTGGAAACCAACCTCCTGTCAGGAGTATTACATAGCGGAATTGGTGTATTTACCGGTAAACCGCTTACAGACAATGAAAAAGAGATCATCACTGAAGTATGGTGCAATGTGGCAGATTATGCCCAAGCCAGGAATATAGAGATCGCCATAGAACCTATTAACCGCTACGAATCCTATGTCTGTAATACGGCAGAAAATGTTCTGGAGCTTATTAAGAAGGCAGGGAAAAACAATCTCTTCCTTCACCTTGATACCTTTCATATGAATATTGAGGAAAATAATTTTTATGACCCCATTGTCAATTCCGGAAAAATGCTGAAGCATATTCATGTTACAGAATCCCACCGGGGCATGCTGGGAGAAGGAACTGTCAGTTGGGAAGAGTTTTTCTCTGCATTGAAGAAAATTGATTTTGAGGGAAACCTGGTTCTCGAAAACTTCAGTTCCTCAGTTCCGGGAATGCAGGAAAAGGTTTCACTATGGCAAAAATCACCTTATAATGCACAGGAGCTAGCTGAGGGAAGCCTTGCTTTTTTAAAGGATCATATAAAAAAAATAATCATTATTGAATAATTCAGTTATGTTTTTTCGGCTATTATCTCAATAGCCGTTTTATGTTGAATAATCCGGGCTTCATTCACAAGCTTTTTAAGAACACGGCTTATCACTTCTCTGGATGTTCCTAAGCCTAAAGCAATATCCTTATGGGTAATTTTTACAGGATTGTTTCCGGTGACAGCAGCACGCTGGCTGATATAATTGAGAACCCTGGTATCTAGTTTATGAAAAACAGCATCATTAACCATACTCATCAATGAAGTAAACCGGTTATCATATTCATTATAGAAAAAATTATTCATCGCAGGAAACCTTCCCATCAAATTAAGCAGGCTGGAAACAGGAATCAATAGAGCTTTTGATGATTCTTCAGTACATGCATATACGGAACTTATACAGTTTTTAAAAATAGAGGCAAAAGTCATGATACAGCTCTCACCAGGCTTCATATAATAATATAGAAGCTCCCGTCCTTCATTAAGGGTAAAAACTCTTACAGATCCTTTAATAAGAATAGGCACATAATGAATTCTCTGGCCCGGGCTTACAATCTCTATTTTAGATTTCATATCCGTAACTATACTGCATTTTTCAAGTTCCTGTATAAAATCAAGTCCGAGAAATCCAAATTTTTCAGTAATAAACTGATTATTTATCATAAAATTATTTTATCACTTTTAATAATTATCATCATGCTTTTATCAGAAAGCAAATCACAATAAAAAGAGTGCAAATGTATTTTTTACATTTTTTATAAATAAGATATACTGATAAGATTTTTCTATTACTAATATAATAAGGGAAAGTAATGACTAGCTTTTTACGGTATTACTGGTACTTCAAGAACAATATAAAAACCTGTTTAAACTTTTTCAAAGAAAGAGTTTAAACAGGTTCATTGTTTAATTGTATACCAACCTATTTCAGGAAGAATTACTTTTATTTTCCTAAAATTAGTTTACTTTTTCTAATGATAAACGTACAACTCTGAAAGAAGTAGGAGTACCAGACGCAAGGTAGGTAAATCCTCTCATTTGAATCTGATCCCCAGGTACTAAATCTACTATTACACTCCAAGTATTGGAAACTGTTTCATTACTATAATTTGTTGACCCTCCAGGCACTGCCGTTGTGGAACGATTACCTATCTGGGTACCGTTCTTAGCAGGATAAGCCATGAAGGAATAAGTATTTGGAACGCTACCATTTATTAAAAGCCCTGCTGTATATGATATTATATATGTTCCCCCTTGATTAGCGGGAACAGTAAGCGTAGTGTTGTTTGTTCTCCACGATGCCAGGTTACCGCTTCCCTGGCTTATATCAAATGTAGTAATAGTATTGTCAACAGTCCATGGAACACTATTACCATATACTAATGCACTATATCCTACTACTGTACCGCCAGACCCTGGTGTAACAAGAGATTTCCATATAGCCCCATCAAAATAGTAATATCCTATAGCAGTTACATTGATCGTTTTTGCAGAAGGTGAATTTGTTGCCGCTGTAACATAAACAATAGAACCTGTTTGATTAGTTGAATAAACGTTATCTTTTGCTTTTAATTGATCCCCCGTTAATCTGGGAGGTATAAAACCATCTGCTGTGTTGGAGCTTGCAGCTTTTCCTTCCACGTCTAATGTCGCTTTAGGTATAGGAGTATTGATACCAATTTGTGATTTGTAAAATCCAAAAACCAGGATTATACAGAATAAAAATAAATTTTTCATGCTTTTAAATAAATTTTATATGTTTTTAGAATCAGAATTCTTTTAAAATAACTATTAGTGCAGAGGCGTAAAAACAAATTAGAACTTAACTATTTTGATCAATTAGTAAATTAATAAAGATTCTTTTTCAAGAAGAAATGATTATGGTGCAGATAATTGCTATAAAGAAAAGTTTCTACTTTCCGGCAAATAAGCAGGCGTTGTAATATGAGCACTTGCCGTGGGCTGATTCATTTCCCAAATTCATTGTAAGATAGACTCATCACCGGCATTGTAATGTAAACTTATGGTGTATTCCGAAGGCAGAATAACCAATTCCGGTTACTGCAAAATACCATCATCATACAACCGGCTATCATTACTAAGAAAGGAAACCCAGCTATCCCTTAAG
Coding sequences:
- a CDS encoding MarR family winged helix-turn-helix transcriptional regulator — its product is MNFDLIKAVVELVQQFVEQNEGKTIYSNDLQGFTEWINASHKAGSGSEDPDWIGKESGRSSDSIINTLLIRMGKYAKSYSRSIGSSVFSSQDDFIYLISLKTMGAMTKMDLIRHNVHEKSPGILIINRLIRNGWAVQTVSPQDKRTKHIQITEKGLAVLEEHMDEIRKASRVVVGNLNYSEQMLLIAILSKLDEFHDSLYRKKLEYRDLLDAAYKRLN
- a CDS encoding sterol desaturase family protein: MNFLIVIGVFISMEGATWLIHRYIMHGFLWSLHRDHHDHSHNGKLERNDLFFFIFASPAIALLYMGVKQNFSYWFFIGLGISLYGMAYFFVHDIFIHQRAKVFTQTKNPYFLAIRRAHKQHHKHLGKEDGECFGFLWVPVKYFKMYFNKK
- a CDS encoding SRPBCC family protein, producing MMYRLYREQQLNCTIETAWKFFSSPHNLSEITPESMNFVVLSDVKDKPIFKGMEIDYTVSPLLGIPMRWKTIISQVEDGKSFTDFQKEGPYKHWNHFHEFIPNDNGVLMKDTVDYELPLGVLGKIAHQLFVKEKLKSIFDFRYRVLSDLFNNKHN
- a CDS encoding MarR family winged helix-turn-helix transcriptional regulator translates to MSDELILRFRAVSRQYSDASLLMHEAIARKAGLTGSDHKYLGLILQHEKLTAGEVSKLTGLTKGAVTGLLDRLESKGLIHRKFTRDDRRKVIIIPDLQNSMKLLQPLFNDLQEKTAPVINSFSEDEIKIIERYFQMAVNVMKDFTDNLNKT
- a CDS encoding LacI family DNA-binding transcriptional regulator — protein: MKRPSIKDIATLAGVSVATVSYVLNKKEGQRISEETRKKIFNIAETINYTPNKIAKSLKTNTTKLLGLIVADISNEFYSHMARNLEDKALKLGYTLIIGSSDENAEKFKKLTELFSQQQVDGMIVAPVAGSEKTLENLINNKYPIVTIDRYLKEVEIAGITINNQEIAETTTHLLLKKDFSTIIYIGYKTELPHLLDRQYGFEKAVRSSEKPVEVQYILVGLDNIAKEVHLQLEMMLGKTPANAALYFSSNKLAVAGLSYIVKNNIKVPEQVSVVAFDETDAYDLFPTEITYIQQPIEEMAEEAIKLLDEQISNYTATGKRVTLSAKLVPKASLK
- a CDS encoding transposase encodes the protein MENITVNYLHRAEIWLCLATVIYFFINGAQVFETLVLVPKWTASPPQSLKILSDDNGMSLKTFWIVFHSIHEVVFIMAVIFCWKIDPVRNWLIVLFAVHLLVRIWTLSYFAPNIIDFQGMSDQPSLTDTITARISRWQLLNYIRVAVFIAVSIGFIPVCVKLFSMRI
- a CDS encoding phytoene/squalene synthase family protein, which translates into the protein MKKLFDELSYEVSKYTTQKYSTSFSLGILALKPSIRPAVYAVYGYVRLADEIVDSFHGYDKEKLLKRLKAETYDALEDRISLNPILHSFQETVRQYDIDLQLIDQFLHSMEMDLHSIDYNSELYKEYIYGSAEVVGLMCLQIFTEGNKQQYEALKPFAMKLGSAFQKVNFLRDLKDDYQILGRTYFPSLNMSVFDNTIKASIEKEIEEEFKEALQGIKKLPGSSIFGVYLAYRYYMSLFEKIKKTSSQNMLQQRIRIANSQKLLVAFKSYIRYKSAYF
- a CDS encoding phytoene desaturase family protein encodes the protein MNTGNLRKRIAVIGSGFSGLSAAAYAAKSGNEVHVFEKHNQPGGRARQFKTDEGYVFDMGPSWYWMPDIIESFFADFNCKASDFFELLSLNPQFEMVFAKDKVSVPEKNEDIRDLFESIEHGAAGQYDKFMQSAQYKYEVGMKDFVTKPCYNWLEFASLKIAGSALKLDLLSDFRKYVSGYFDDPKLRSLMEFPVIFLGASPKHIPALYSLMNYGGYVLGTKYPMGGFYQLVLAMKEVAEKEGVAFHFNHNVQKINTENGKAVSITIEGKDYEFDAVIASSDYHHTETLIPQSLRNYNDAYWETRTFAPSCLIYYLGIKGRIPHLKHHTLFFENELDNHIDCIYKNKKWPSEPLFYSCCPSRTDPDVAPENCENLFLLLPLAPGIHDEESVREKYLVEMLERIEKHTGETDLVSRIEYKRSYCVSDFISDYNAYQGNAYGLSNTLSQTAVLKPKIRNRKISNLFYTGQLTVPGPGVPPSIISGKIVAAEVSKLKMK